The following proteins come from a genomic window of Pseudomonas cichorii:
- the cydB gene encoding cytochrome d ubiquinol oxidase subunit II produces MGIDLPLIWAVIIIFGIMMYVVMDGFDLGIGILFPFMKDSSDRDVMMNTVAPVWDGNETWLVLGGAALFGAFPMAYAVVLSALYLPLIFMLMGLIFRGVAFEFRFKATEEKRHLWDKAFIGGSLVATFFQGVALGAFIEGIPVVNREFAGGSLDWLAPFPMFCGLALIVAYALLGCTWLIMKTEGPLQTAMHDLARPLALATLAVIGIVSLWTPLAHPDIAQRWFSLPNLFWFMPVPILVLVTLYGLFKAVARNAHYTPFLLTLLLIFLGYSGLGISLWPNIIPPSVSIWQAAAPPQSQGFMLVGTLFIIPFILGYTFWSYYVFRGKVTAEDGYH; encoded by the coding sequence ATGGGCATCGATCTTCCACTGATCTGGGCGGTCATCATCATCTTCGGCATCATGATGTATGTGGTGATGGACGGTTTTGACCTGGGCATCGGGATTCTCTTCCCGTTCATGAAAGACAGCTCCGACCGCGACGTGATGATGAACACCGTCGCTCCAGTCTGGGACGGCAATGAAACCTGGCTGGTTCTGGGCGGTGCAGCGTTGTTCGGTGCTTTCCCCATGGCCTATGCGGTGGTGCTGTCGGCACTCTATCTGCCGCTGATCTTCATGCTGATGGGGCTGATCTTTCGCGGCGTGGCTTTCGAGTTCCGCTTCAAGGCCACGGAAGAGAAGCGTCACCTGTGGGACAAGGCGTTCATTGGCGGCTCACTGGTTGCGACCTTCTTCCAGGGCGTGGCGCTGGGGGCTTTCATCGAAGGCATTCCGGTGGTCAACCGCGAGTTCGCCGGTGGTTCGCTGGACTGGCTGGCGCCGTTCCCGATGTTCTGTGGCCTGGCCCTGATCGTCGCTTATGCGTTGCTGGGCTGCACCTGGCTGATCATGAAGACCGAAGGGCCGTTGCAGACGGCGATGCACGATCTGGCACGTCCCCTGGCGCTGGCGACGCTGGCGGTCATCGGTATTGTCAGTCTCTGGACGCCGCTGGCTCACCCGGACATCGCTCAGCGCTGGTTCAGCCTGCCAAACCTGTTCTGGTTCATGCCCGTGCCGATTCTGGTGCTGGTCACCCTGTACGGTCTGTTCAAGGCAGTGGCCCGCAATGCCCATTACACGCCGTTCCTGCTGACGCTGCTGCTGATCTTTCTGGGCTACAGCGGCCTTGGGATCAGCTTGTGGCCCAATATCATTCCGCCGTCGGTTTCCATCTGGCAGGCTGCTGCTCCGCCTCAGAGTCAGGGCTTCATGCTGGTGGGCACGCTGTTCATCATCCCGTTCATTCTGGGGTACACCTTCTGGAGCTATTACGTGTTTCGCGGGAAGGTGACTGCTGAAGACGGTTATCACTAG
- a CDS encoding DUF2474 domain-containing protein, translated as MSGKNSMHDKDPALSKPLWQRLAWLVGIWAGSVFALFIVASLMRMFMNAAGLTTH; from the coding sequence ATGTCTGGCAAGAACTCCATGCACGACAAGGACCCGGCGCTGAGCAAGCCGCTCTGGCAGCGGCTGGCCTGGCTGGTCGGCATCTGGGCAGGCAGCGTCTTTGCGCTGTTCATCGTGGCCAGCCTGATGCGCATGTTCATGAATGCAGCGGGCTTGACCACCCACTGA